The Salvia miltiorrhiza cultivar Shanhuang (shh) chromosome 2, IMPLAD_Smil_shh, whole genome shotgun sequence DNA window TGCCCAAACCAACCCAGAAAAACCTCCCAGATCTGCCGAACCTCCCTACATTCCCAAAAAATGTGTGAGATAGTCTCCGCGGCGTTCCAACAAATTGGACAAGCATTGGGAGCCACCAGGCCTTGTCTAATCAAGCAATCCATGGTCGGTAAGCGACCATGAATGATCCGCCAACAAACCAACGATCTTCTCACAGGAATCGCCGCATCCCAAATCCATTTGCCCCAAGACACTTTAGGGAACTTATGGCAGCTATTAGCAAAGGCAAGCGCAGAAGTAACATTGCCATTAAGGGAAGGTTTCCAAAACCTAGTATCAGATCCAGAGTTCATCGGGAGAATAAGAATATCACAAACAATCTCAGGGAAGCTAAGcacaaaattttcagaaaaatgcCAACAATCATCGAAGTAGTAATCTGCCACCGAGTGCTTGAGCAGCCCATGAAGGTATGAAGGAACCGATAGCCGATCGCACAGCCTATAGCCCAACCAATCATCCGTCCAAAATAAAGTATTGACGCCGTCTCCAATCTCCGCAAAAGACAGATTCACCAGGCCGTCCACCTCATGTTTCAAGCCAACCCAAACCGAAGAATTAGCCACATGTTTTTTGGCGTGACCAAACTTATCCAGATATCTCGACCTCATCAACCGGTGTGGGAATTCCTCCCCTTTAATGAGCTTCCATGCCATCCGCATAGGATAACTTTTATTCATTATAGTAAAAGAGCGAATTCCAAGGCCTCCCTCTTCTTTAATAGCGCAACATCTACTCCATTTAACAGCGCACGAAGGCTTTAACTCCGTTTTCCCCGTCCAGATAAAATTTCTGCAGCTGCGATCCAAATCATAAAGAAGCGACTTTGGCCAACGGAAGACCATCATAGTGTGAATGATGGAACTCTGAATAACCGAATTCACAAGACATAGACGACCAGCCATAGAAAGATTAAGACCCGCCCATCTAGAGAACTTCTGCACAATGCGGTCCTTGATGCCAATCAAGTGGGACGTCTTTGGTCTGCCAACAAAAAGAGGAGACCCTAAGTAATTCACCCTATCTCCACCCTGCGTGAAACCCAAGGCTTGACTTATGCCTTTTTTCATTGGAGTGGTAACACCCTTCGAGAAGTAAATCCGCGACTTTTCCAAACTGCAAACCTGGCCGGAAATCGATTCATAGTACTCAAGAATATGCTTAATTTTCTTTGCATTGCGGCGCGAAGCTTTACAGAAAAGCAACACATCATCAGCATAAAGCAAATGTGTAGGAAAATTCATGCTCCTACTGAAGCTCATAGGAATGAGATGTCTTGAGTTAACGCAGTTAATGATTAACTGACTGAGCACATCCTCAGCAATGCCAAAAATAATGGAAGAAAGCGGATCCCCTTGTCGGACCCCACGAGTGCAGGGAAAATAGCCGCTGAGCCTACCGTTGTAGAGAATGGAGATCCTGGCGGAATGAAAAATTAGGGAGATCCAAGATATGAACTTCTCCTGAAATCCCATAACTTTAAAGACCTTGAAGATGAAATCCCAGCTCATCGTGTCGAAGGCTTTCTTGATGTCGATTTTGCAGGCCATATTAGAGCCATGGTTGGTGCGGTCCATACAATTGAACCCCTCAGAACCAAGCATAATACAGTCGTGAATGGAGCGCCCGCTAATAAACCCGAACTGATTTTGAGAGACTGTGGCCGCAGCAACTTTATTTAATCTGACCGCCAAGATTTTGGAGATGATCTTGAAAAAGAAATTCGATAAAATTATCGGCCTGAGATCCGCGACCGAGGAGATCATGTCGGTTTTAGGGATTAAAACCAAGGTGTTGGCATTGCATCCATGGGGAAGATAAGAGTTCAGGAAGAACCCCCGAACTGCTCTGATGATATCAAGCTTAACAATGTTCCAACAATGTCGATAAAAAATACCCGAGAAACCATCCGGACCTGGCGCGCTATTAGCTTCCATTCCCATGACCGTCTCCGCAATCTCAAGCTCAGAGGGAATCGCCGTGAGATCTTGATTCTGCTCAGTAGTAACCTGCAAATCAATAATAGCTTCCAACTCCACAATTTCCACATTTTGCCTCGTATCCTGAGAGAAGAGACTAGTAAAATGCTCAATAATGTGTTGCTCGATGGCTTTCTGATCATAGGAAATAACCCCTCCAATATGAAGATGCCCAATAGGCGAACTGGAATTTCTGAAACGGAGCATTCTGTGAAAGAACTTCGTGTTCCGGTCTCCATCCTTCAACCAAGAAATTCTGCTCATTTGCTGTAAATGAGTATTTTTGCGATTAAGAATGGTTGTAATGGCCTCCTGCTTCGTGACCTCCTCATTAAAATTACCCTCATTATAACCATGCGCGGCAATATGACTCTGAATAACAGCAAGCTCCTGCTGTAGAGTAGCAAGTTGAGCATCAATATTACCAAACCCAGTCCTATTCCAATCCCGAAGTGTCCCTTTCAAACGTTTCAGTTTAAGCATCACCGTGAGGATCGGGCACTGCGTGTTCACCGCCTCTTCCCAAGAGTCTCGCACCAACGTCAAGAAATTCGGGTGGTCTATCCACATATTGAGAAAACGGAAAGACCTCTTTCCCTGAGCCGCTCTCGACCGGCAAAGCAGAACCACGGGGGAATGATCAGAAGTTACCCTGGGCAGTACCTGCGTGCTGACTTCACTCCACAGATCGACAAAAGAGTTCGAGATCAGAGCTCTATCAAGCAAAGACTCAACATGTTCTGGTAGAAACCGTCGCCCAGACCAAGTGTAAAACAGACCGGAAGTGGTCGGTTCGATGAAGCCCGTCGAGttaataaaatcacaaaactccAAACAAGGTCCCCTAGCAGGCATGACGGAGCTCAGACGCTCATGAGCGCCCTTGACGGCATTGAAATCTCCTATAAACACCGTATTACCATCAATGAACTGCAAAAGATCTCTCCAAATATCTCTTCTGAGGATCGGATCGTTGGCTCCGTGAATAATAGCCACACGAAACGAAGTATTCTGCCAGGAACAATCCGCCACAATCACCTGTTCCGAAGAAAAGCATATCgtagttgatgaggagtgatatgtgcagagtagagaaaggatacaaatcagaggaatcatcttcATCAGAGGAGTCAtactggtcagaagaatcattcttaccagagggatttcatccatcagagacaactcatccaccagaggaatggctcttgccagaggaatcgcgttcgtcagagaaatcaccctcgccagaggagccaccttcgccagagaagtcaccctcgccagaggagccacCTTCGCTAGAGAAGTCATCATCACCAGAGGAGCCactttcgccagagaagtcatcatcaCCAGAGAAGCCACCTCCGCCAGAGAAATGCTAGAAGGCGCGGGAAAGTCTCCCGCGTAAAGGCGAAGTTACTGTTCTACCCTCCGACCACGCAAGGAGCATGCGTGGGCACtgattttacctttttaccctcaattgtaatctataaatagacctcagCTCGTGTATTACAATTACGCTATCATACATTTTTTAATACAACAGACATTTTTCTCTCTCGTATTAAGTTCTCCGATCAGCTACTTTACTCTTTCCGATCATCtctactaggtatagtttacatTTTTTGTCtcatagtttaggtgttggtttcgttaaacaccaactggcgccgtctgtgggaaggctactAAGTTAAGACGTGAGATTGTGGccgccggcgtacgcagatctgcaATTCTAATCGGATTTGCGTGCGTCGGCACCGATTGAGCCGCTAATTCGGGCACCTGGCTATTTTTAATCCGTTTGTTGTGTTTGTCGAGCTAATATGTGGTTAATCTGTTGCGATCTATGTCTGTTTATGTGTTTGATGCATGGGAAAAGGTGGCGAGAGCTATGAACAGTGAATTGGGgggaatttatatttaattaaccGTTTGATTGGTTCAATTTGTAGAATAGGGGTTTTATTTATAGATCTGACGTATATATCGGGGAATTGAGGAATATTGCTCTGTTTTTGCTTATATTGAGTTTTTACGGATGATTTGTGGGTTTTGCTTCGGTAAAATGTTGATTAGTGCTCCATTGTGGTAATGGTTGAGCTTATGTCGTTGACCCGTGGGTATCGTTCGTTTACAAGTAGTGCCTATCAGTGTTTTCCATGTTTCCTGTGGTTAATCTCCGTTTTTTGTTGGGGAAATTGTGGTTTGAGGCTCTGTTTTGATTATGCCGGGTGATTTTTCCTTATGGATCTAGTGTTTTACATCGATGAACAGTGGATTGATCTTTTATTTCTGATGTCCTGGATCTATGCTACTAATGGATGAGTGTTTTACGTGTAAACATGATAAGTGTGGATGATCTTCGTGTTTTCTCCGACAACCTTAGAATTATGCTAATGAGTTGTGGGACATTACCCTGTTCTTGGAAGATGTGGGGTTTTGCAATTAATTTAGGGGTTTCGTATTGATGAAAAGTTGTTTGGCACTCTATTTCTATTTTCATGAATTTTTGCCGTTAACTCAGGGGTTCTGCACCGATTAATATGTCGGTTAATATTTGGTCGATGTTATGATGGGGTTCGTGCCGTGGATCTGTGGATAATTTTCATGCAAAGGGAATAATCATTGATGTTCTTCATGTTTTCTTAAACTAATCTTCGTTTTGTGCTCTGGTTAACGCATCATGTTGCTAATCTGGCTGATTGCCATGATAATTCTAATTGCTTGTAGGTTTTGCTGTCATTATAAGGCATGATCGTGTTAATTGTAGGTTATGATGTTCATTTCCTTACATGTCTCTTATTTATCTATCATTTCTAACGTATTACGCTAATAAGTTCGTTGGTGGTTGCCCTGTTTATGCTTGTCTTTGGATTTCCTATTTTGGTTCTCTGGGTGCTCTGTTTTCTCCGCCGGACATTGGTGGGGGTTCACGGGGGAAACCGCCGTTATGCGGGCTCTGTTGTCtcaatctatgccctgggtttatttcccagtgtatAGAGTTACTGCgtggggaattttttaacggtctctgtaccggtagccgggatttcttattggatttcttatatcgggATTCCAACCGGTAACGGAgggtttattctttcgtcgttGGAATtgtttctcactttgtttatgtgtaggtaccatgggatcctctgatgctcactggaacttggagaaggagtttgacTCTGCCGCTGTCGCtactgaggtgcctacctcgTTGTTCACTGGCCTTCAGGGTAATCCTACTTTCACTGTGCCACCGGGttttcaggctatctcagccacgCCGACAACAGGGTTGAATGTCAGCGCACAGAGGTTTGCTTTGGTCACACCGGGTTCTGATCTGCCGAATCTGGCTCCCACGTCTGGAGGAGGATCGATTAACTTTgggctggcagagcaaatgatggcctTGCTCAGCTACGCTAACATGCGGCAGGCACTGGGAACTCCGATGATGTCCGTCATCCCTACGGTGGCTACCCCGGTGGGAGCAGCCAAcctgcagggcactgaggccccacctcccactgctcaggaggcaaatatactggcaatcaacaaacaggccgTGGTGCCTGGAGAAGGGCAAGGGGACGCTGTTGACAGAGAGTTAGCTTTACCAGAAGGGAGCCGTGTCAGGCTCAACAGTGTTGttagaaaggagagggttgacgagtctgatagtcaatccgtctcccttgtgttcgaggaagagagaccaaaggagaaggcacggttgaaaaaccaagtgtcccagctgaaacaccaactccaggatctggaggaatcactgagggagaaatcccggagggaggacagggaacaaaggtcaggaaaatcaCACCGGGTAGAGAAATCCCATCGATCAGAAAAATCGCGCTATACAGAGAGATCAGAGGAACGGGAACCGGAGTATTCCGCTGGCAGACCTGAATATAGAAttcacaagcgccacgctcgtGATGCacccagggacagaagggagcaggggaggcataagggaGACAAGAGGGCTAAGACTTCACGATTCCACCCCATCAGcaaccgtagtcctttctctgatAATATTTTGGCAGATACCCTAcccagaagctacaagcccatctcgttggattatgatggcactaccgatccggaggtgcacctcaatcggtttgaagggttagTCACGCTGCatatgtacacggagggcatcaagtgccgtatCTTTTCAACTACTTTGACCGGACcggctcagttatggtttgggacgcttcccccgaattccattcactcttttGAAGATCTGCAGACTCGCTTCCTTCGACAGTTTGCAAGTTCGCagagggtagggaagtcagccctttcgctgatggatatcaaacagGATCAGGGAGAGACGTTGCGGGAGTACACAGCGAGGTTTAATcttgccgctctggaggtgccagaggcagaatcacaaatcaaaaattgcgcctatgtcagagggctcaggccggggatcttctttgacgaattgcaaatccgaccagcaagggattttgatgacattatggcaaggttgccgGGTTACCTGCAGTTGGAGGACGCCAAGATGGCGAGAAAGGTGGAAAATGATAAACATAGGGTCAAGAAAGCCGAGGAAGCACCTGAGAGATAGAGGcagcaagatagggccccattcagagggttgcctcctagggtattgccaccccagggaggaatgtcGTCCCATCAACAACGCAGTGTGAATGAGGTCACACGGTTTACTGAGTACACGCCCCTGAATAAACCACAAGACGAGATCTTCCATTTGATAAAAGACCAACCgttctttcgggcaccgggaacctaccGGAATGGGCCGCCATAGGAAGGGTCCAATAACAAGTTGTGTGAGTATCACAATGCCTTCGGTCACCTTACAaaatattgtggacatcttaaGCATCAACTGGAGCTATTAGTGCGCCAGGGACTCCTTGATCAAttcattgacagaggaaatgagggtCAGAGACggaatgatcagagggatcagagagatcagagggatcagcgagacCAGCGGGATCAGAGGAATAATCAGGATCTACGACAggagcaggggaacaacagaGATCGTAGGCCTGATGACAACCGGGATGATCGCAGGGAGGGGGCAGAGAGGCAAGCCCCTCCTCCACCATACAGAAGGGAAGTGCATATGATTTGCGGAGAGAACGGGACGCCCACGTCAAAtcgggctaaaaagcaagtcatcagagcagtaaaaacagggtattatcctaaaagggtcatggaaattaCGGGTGCGGCAGAAGAGCCGGCGAttacttttggagcagaggatatacgtacattaatgtacccgcatgatgatgcgctggtcatcacggcggacatAGCGGGCTGCATGGTTCACCGCATCTTCGTCGATTCAGGGAGCGCCGTGAATATTTTATACAAGGAATGCCTCCAAAACATGGGAATAGAAGTGCACATTGAGCCCACAAACGCTCCTTTGTTTGGATTCGGGGGAGAGATGGTTATGCCGTTAGGGTATGTGGAGCTGCCGTTGATCCTCGGCAGTGCAGCCAATAGCAGTAGAGCAAGGATGGTACGATTTTTAGTTGTGGACATGCCCAAACCTGCGTACAATGTCATATTCGGACGACCTGCCTTGACGGCATTCAGGGCCGTGGTCTCTATGTtccatttgaaaatgaaattcccaGTCGAGGGAGGAAGAGTAGGAGAAGTTTGTGGGGATCAAACAGCGTCGAAAGCATGTCACATCCAAATGCTTGCACACTCATCGGGCCAGAAGAGGGAAAGAGTGACAGAGGGATCAGATACACGGAAGAGGGGAAAGGTGGGCGAGGTGCACGCCTTAGCAGAGgaacgccaagagttggcggatttattaaaagacagagatagcacagaaaaaaccgcgctggtgtccaccaatgatgtctgcaacatgatagaattgtttccagggaaagagggtttccagacaaaGATTGGGTCTgccatgagtgatcaggtcagagaggaactcattggttgtcttcgaAGAAATGCAGACGTGTTTGCATTCAGTACCACCGACTTAAAGAGGATTGATAGAAAGttggcagagcattgcctcaacgtggaccctaaggtgaAGCCGGTAAAGCAGAGAACAAGGAACTTTGGGGCAGAGAAGGACGCTGCAATAAGGGAACAGGTCTACGGATTGTTGGAAGTAGGGcacattgtggaagtgcaatatccggagtggatttcaaacgcggtgatggtacccaagaaaacaaacacctggaggatgtgtgtggatttcagagatctaaatgctgcttgcccaaaggaccattatcctctgccgaggatcgaTCAGCTGGTAGATACCACTTCAGGGTGTGCTTTACTGTCCATGATGGACGCATACCAGGGATATCATCAAGTCAGGATGAACAAGGGAGACATTGCCAAAACAGCATTTGCCGTCTGTTGCGGGGTATATGGATGGAGAAGTATGCCCTTTGGCTTAAAAAATGCGGGAGctacatatcagcggatgatggagaaaattttcaaagaacaatTGGCCAAGAACATTTCGGTATACGTAGATGATATGCTTGTACGGAGTATCAGGGCAGAAGATCATGTCTCTgatctggaagaaatcttcacGGTGGTCAGAGATCATCGGCTTATGCTGAACCCAGCAAAATGCACCTTTGGagtcacaacagggaagtttttgggatataaggtcacgcctgcagggattgaggttaatgcagaaaaggtcaaagctattatggaaatgacaccgcccagaggaatcaaagaggtgcagactctgaatgggcgcatcactgctctgagcagattTATATCACGCTCAGCAGAAcgcagcatgccgtttttcaaggTGCTGAGGAAGGGAACTAAGTttctgtggacagaggaatgcagaGCGGCGTTTGAAGATCTTAAAGTATATCTAGCCAAGTtaccgactctgaccaagccggtgcCAGGGAAAACGTTGTATCTGTATGTAGCGGTGGGAGAAGATGCGATCAGCTCTGTGTttatcagagaagagggaagtcaCCAGAAGCCTATCTATTTCGTTAGCAGAATCATACAAGGGCCTGAGCAAAATTACACAGAGATTGAAAAGGttgctctggcagtcatggttacggccagaaagttgaggccttatttcctttcacaccgaGTGGTAGTACGCACGTCTCTACCcttcaaacaagttttggggcgcccggatttgtcgggaagaatggttaaatgggctgtggagTTAGGGGAGTATGATGTAGAGTATGAGCCGAGAACGGCGATCAAGGCACAAGcgttggcagacttcatacaagaaacaactcgtcgtcctgTACCAGAGTTTTGGGTGGCCTTCGTGGATGGATCCGTAACGAAAGAGGGATGTGGGatcggggtttatatcacttcaCCAGGTTATGgaacataccagttcgccatcaaattcacttgtcggttgtccaacaatgaagcggaatatgaggccgtggtcagaggggctcacatCTTGTCAGAGCTCAAAGCCAAGTGTGTCATCATAAAGACAGATTCCCAGTTGGTTGCCCAACAGTTTTCAGGGACTTATAGTGTCAAGGATGAGCGGATGAGGGCGTACCATTCCAAAATcagtgaaatgaaagaaaagtttgTGGAATTCAGGATCGAACAAATTGCCAGAGAGGAAAATACGAAAGCAGACTTattggcgcgcatggctagtgcggtggagcaaacttggaatgatgaaattattttactctgtgataccagagagatggagacttcgcaggttttctcggtagagatcagggacgattggcgggctccgattatacactttctgaagacaggggagcggctgagcagagaatccaatcagagggctcgctatgagaattactgcttaatcaacgatcaactcttcaagcGATCCTTTACTCAGCCCTTACTTAAATGCTTATCTCCAGAGGAGgctaatttttctttaaaagaaattcatgcaggttgctgtggtgggcatacgggatttcgggatctCGTACGAAAAATtattcgggcagggttctattggctcacatcaacaaggaagccagagagttcgtccgcaagtgcgaagcttgccagagacatgctGGGCGAATCAATGtaccaggggagcctatgggtgtcatgtacgcggcatgtccgtttgacaaatggggcattgatatagtcgggaagttgcctacagcaccGGGAGAAAAATGCTTTCTTATCGTGgcaataaattatttttctaaatgggttgAGGCTGAGGCTGTGGGCAAGATCGATGAAGTGACAGTGGAACGTTTCATTTGGaggaacatctgttgcagattcggggtACCAAGAATCATTGTGTCTGACAATGGGACTCAGTTTACAGGGCAGAGGATAGCAGATTTCTGTGATCGAATGGACATCACTCAGCATTtcgtctcagtggctcatccacaagTAAATGGCCAAGTAGAGTTAGCCAACAGAACA harbors:
- the LOC131007829 gene encoding uncharacterized protein LOC131007829, which produces MTSLAKVAPLVMMTSLAKVAPLARVIVADCSWQNTSFRVAIIHGANDPILRRDIWRDLLQFIDGNTVFIGDFNAVKGAHERLSSVMPARGPCLEFCDFINSTGFIEPTTSGLFYTWSGRRFLPEHVESLLDRALISNSFVDLWSEVSTQVLPRVTSDHSPVVLLCRSRAAQGKRSFRFLNMWIDHPNFLTLVRDSWEEAVNTQCPILTVMLKLKRLKGTLRDWNRTGFGNIDAQLATLQQELAVIQSHIAAHGYNEGNFNEEVTKQEAITTILNRKNTHLQQMSRISWLKDGDRNTKFFHRMLRFRNSSSPIGHLHIGGVISYDQKAIEQHIIEHFTSLFSQDTRQNVEIVELEAIIDLQVTTEQNQDLTAIPSELEIAETVMGMEANSAPGPDGFSGIFYRHCWNIVKLDIIRAVRGFFLNSYLPHGCNANTLVLIPKTDMISSVADLRPIILSNFFFKIISKILAVRLNKVAAATVSQNQFGFISGRSIHDCIMLGSEGFNCMDRTNHGSNMACKIDIKKAFDTMSWDFIFKVFKVMGFQEKFISWISLIFHSARISILYNGRLSGYFPCTRGVRQGDPLSSIIFGIAEDVLSQLIINCVNSRHLIPMSFSRSMNFPTHLLYADDVLLFCKASRRNAKKIKHILEYYESISGQVCSLEKSRIYFSKGVTTPMKKGISQALGFTQGGDRVNYLGSPLFVGRPKTSHLIGIKDRIVQKFSRWAGLNLSMAGRLCLVNSVIQSSIIHTMMVFRWPKSLLYDLDRSCRNFIWTGKTELKPSCAVKWSRCCAIKEEGGLGIRSFTIMNKSYPMRMAWKLIKGEEFPHRLMRSRYLDKFGHAKKHVANSSVWVGLKHEVDGLVNLSFAEIGDGVNTLFWTDDWLGYRLCDRLSVPSYLHGLLKHSVADYYFDDCWHFSENFVLSFPEIVCDILILPMNSGSDTRFWKPSLNGNVTSALAFANSCHKFPKVSWGKWIWDAAIPVRRSLVCWRIIHGRLPTMDCLIRQGLVAPNACPICWNAAETISHIFWECREVRQIWEVFLGWFGQSMLLNCFDITSFLALAWNVSFSSLLHRLWKVGIISLLWIIWQSRNNAIFDDKAFSRIGVLATLKTFFKETNGVSNLGCMSNDWTDYLTIRAVGVKSRCAPPPDYIAVHWWPPDINWMKVNTDGSATGAPGLIAAGGVFRDHTATVCGCFHIKGGSGFALEAELLAVITAIAIARCRGWNRLWLEADSTYVVELLTRRSLDVPWRFMASWKETLKRLTEMELRTSHIYREENAAADIMAHSSRMEGWWPGVIGDIQEAVTMDMATHSHWRRV